A genomic region of Leptolyngbya sp. NIES-2104 contains the following coding sequences:
- a CDS encoding condensation domain-containing protein — protein MERELGAFEHLYWLYNQFHPLDFATVARLEEQLSVDQLRVALRQVQQRHPLLRVRIETDAMGYPRFVETDAEIPIRQVAKAEDQQWQQEVADELSRSLDWQIAPLIRVVLLQSEIESDLILVCHHAIADGLSAVYLIQDIIQGMSGKQFKRSDLSAAASLESALPGSEPYPDKIPKPIDYVPPQAHCSRPHIRPVVLSTNLTQQLIQRSRAEQTTVHGAISAAFLLALAPQVGNPIRCLHPVNVRSHLSLPMSDGVGLYFCFCVTSHSLQAGSEFWEIARSVKSQLSQIDIAQQLTEERQLRQPMISHLTDAAAFMADMQSQYPSHLTVTNLGRVDIAQQYGNIRIAALYAPVAMPGVDEGLTLGVATLGNRLALTLVSNSQMDGSDQTATALLSKGVKHLEQAVE, from the coding sequence ATGGAAAGAGAGTTAGGTGCCTTTGAACATTTATATTGGCTCTACAACCAGTTTCATCCGCTGGATTTTGCCACCGTTGCCAGACTGGAAGAACAACTCAGCGTCGATCAACTTAGGGTAGCGCTCAGGCAAGTTCAGCAGCGTCACCCGTTGCTTCGAGTTCGCATCGAAACCGACGCAATGGGATATCCCAGATTTGTTGAAACTGATGCCGAAATTCCGATTCGACAGGTTGCGAAAGCAGAAGACCAGCAGTGGCAACAAGAAGTCGCAGACGAACTGTCCCGCTCACTAGATTGGCAAATTGCACCTCTGATCCGGGTTGTGCTGCTGCAATCGGAGATTGAATCAGACCTAATCTTGGTTTGCCATCATGCGATCGCGGATGGACTCTCGGCTGTTTATCTGATTCAAGATATTATTCAAGGGATGTCAGGCAAACAATTTAAACGATCAGACCTATCTGCGGCAGCGTCGCTCGAATCCGCACTTCCGGGCAGCGAACCCTATCCAGACAAAATCCCGAAGCCGATCGATTATGTTCCACCCCAGGCTCATTGTTCTCGCCCCCACATTCGCCCCGTTGTCCTCTCGACTAACCTCACTCAGCAACTCATTCAACGCAGTCGAGCCGAGCAGACAACGGTTCATGGTGCGATCAGCGCTGCCTTTTTGCTTGCACTTGCCCCGCAAGTTGGGAATCCAATCCGATGTCTCCATCCAGTCAATGTGCGATCGCACCTATCTTTACCAATGTCCGATGGCGTTGGGCTTTACTTCTGCTTTTGTGTGACCTCTCATTCCCTTCAAGCAGGTTCTGAGTTTTGGGAGATTGCGCGATCGGTCAAGTCTCAACTTTCTCAAATCGACATTGCCCAGCAACTGACCGAGGAACGCCAACTTCGACAGCCGATGATATCACATCTTACCGATGCCGCTGCTTTTATGGCAGATATGCAATCGCAATATCCTTCTCATCTAACAGTCACCAATCTGGGTCGCGTTGATATCGCTCAACAGTACGGCAATATTCGGATTGCAGCGCTCTATGCTCCGGTTGCCATGCCCGGTGTGGACGAAGGGTTGACCCTTGGTGTCGCAACCTTGGGGAATCGTCTCGCCCTCACGCTGGTCTCTAACTCTCAAATGGATGGAAGCGATCAAACGGCGACTGCCTTGTTATCTAAAGGCGTGAAGCATTTAGAACAGGCAGTGGAGTAG
- a CDS encoding condensation domain-containing protein: MERYLGAFEHWFWLWDQTHPLQFAIVAKLQGQFSPNQLAIALQQVQHRHPMLRVCIATDEIGRPKFVETEGEIPVRWVARTDDQHWQRELEQEMTYSFDWQVASLLRIVVLQAGDVSELMLVCYHSISDSLSNIYLLRDIVQALEGKTFEPLDLSTSLSLEEAFPQLAPAPEVMGEGSHYSTTISRRSQPHIRSAMLSAELTQQLLERSRAEQTTVHGAISAAFLLALTQQPFRLSDPVNCVHPVNVRSHLSLPMPDAVGLYVNSCMTTHSLEPNSVFWDVARSVKSQILQTDVAQQLVEDSKTRQATLANLPDPVALAEILKQAAFQLVVTNLGLIKIPQQYDKIRIEALYAPAVLSGDPPERIVGVSTLGDRISLTIVFAPPADVDRDESDRAATNFLSEGVRRLEDAVLAQSDIKNAQLSLNE; this comes from the coding sequence ATGGAACGATATTTAGGTGCGTTTGAACATTGGTTTTGGCTCTGGGATCAGACCCATCCCTTGCAGTTTGCGATCGTCGCGAAACTGCAAGGGCAGTTTAGTCCGAACCAACTCGCGATCGCACTTCAGCAGGTTCAGCACCGCCATCCAATGCTTCGAGTTTGTATCGCCACCGATGAGATCGGACGACCGAAGTTTGTCGAAACTGAGGGCGAAATTCCAGTGCGGTGGGTGGCAAGAACCGATGACCAGCACTGGCAACGAGAACTCGAACAGGAGATGACGTACTCTTTCGATTGGCAAGTTGCGTCCCTGTTGCGGATCGTGGTTTTGCAAGCGGGAGACGTATCTGAACTGATGCTTGTTTGTTATCACTCGATCTCAGATTCATTGTCTAACATTTACCTACTGCGAGATATTGTGCAAGCGCTAGAAGGCAAAACTTTTGAGCCGCTAGACCTGTCTACATCGCTATCATTAGAGGAAGCATTTCCTCAGCTTGCACCTGCTCCAGAAGTGATGGGTGAAGGTTCCCATTATTCAACCACGATTTCCCGTCGTTCCCAACCCCATATTCGCAGTGCGATGCTCTCTGCCGAACTAACGCAGCAACTGCTTGAGCGCAGCCGAGCTGAGCAGACGACGGTTCACGGTGCGATTAGTGCAGCGTTTTTGCTTGCCTTGACGCAACAACCCTTTCGATTAAGTGATCCAGTAAACTGTGTGCATCCGGTGAATGTGCGATCGCATCTCTCCTTACCCATGCCTGATGCGGTTGGGCTTTATGTCAATAGTTGTATGACGACTCATTCCCTTGAGCCAAATTCTGTATTTTGGGATGTGGCTCGATCGGTCAAATCCCAAATTTTGCAAACCGATGTTGCTCAACAATTGGTCGAGGATTCCAAAACTCGGCAAGCAACATTGGCAAACTTACCAGACCCCGTTGCGTTGGCTGAAATTCTCAAGCAAGCTGCGTTTCAACTAGTAGTGACAAATCTTGGTCTGATTAAGATCCCACAGCAGTACGACAAGATTCGGATTGAAGCCCTTTATGCCCCCGCTGTTTTGTCTGGCGATCCTCCAGAACGAATCGTTGGGGTTTCGACTTTGGGCGATCGCATTTCCCTAACGATTGTATTTGCACCTCCTGCTGATGTCGATCGTGATGAGAGCGATCGTGCTGCCACTAACTTTCTATCAGAAGGCGTAAGGCGTTTAGAGGATGCAGTATTGGCTCAATCTGACATCAAGAACGCTCAGTTATCCTTGAATGAATAG